In Cyanobacteria bacterium QS_8_64_29, a single genomic region encodes these proteins:
- a CDS encoding cupin has product MSGSDFLVTEGGRCHPCELGVPPAEAERPHRLYRFLTEVEDLLAALSDDRQRLQAIRPLVRQLLVSCWSVLTLYDDPDFPLTLQTVAWSPGQESPVHNHGTWGVVAIISGQEKNGFWRIAERSASATRVERVEEQTFWPGDIVSFTADAIHHIEAVAEEPTVTFNLYGPTDPACRFEFDPVRGTAERF; this is encoded by the coding sequence ATGAGCGGCAGCGATTTCCTAGTCACCGAGGGCGGACGGTGCCATCCCTGCGAACTCGGAGTTCCACCGGCGGAGGCGGAGCGGCCTCACCGGCTCTACCGCTTTCTGACCGAGGTGGAAGACCTACTGGCAGCTCTCTCGGACGACCGGCAGCGCCTGCAGGCGATCCGGCCGCTGGTGCGGCAGCTGCTAGTGAGCTGTTGGTCGGTGCTTACGCTCTACGATGACCCTGACTTTCCACTCACGCTGCAAACGGTTGCCTGGTCGCCCGGCCAGGAATCGCCCGTTCACAATCACGGTACTTGGGGCGTGGTTGCCATCATCAGCGGGCAGGAAAAGAATGGGTTTTGGCGCATTGCGGAGCGCAGCGCAAGCGCAACGCGCGTCGAACGGGTCGAGGAGCAGACGTTCTGGCCAGGCGACATTGTCAGCTTCACGGCCGATGCCATCCACCACATCGAAGCAGTTGCCGAGGAACCCACCGTCACGTTCAATCTCTACGGACCTACCGATCCCGCGTGCCGGTTCGAGTTCGATCCCGTCCGCGGTACAGCCGAGCGCTTCTAG